In one Dehalogenimonas formicexedens genomic region, the following are encoded:
- a CDS encoding response regulator transcription factor yields MRFVVADRQPSTRSALKLLVEQYPDMEYAGGAGDTESLVKLARSVKPDLTLVEWELLGVWPKGTLADLKNSVVVVLSCCLDRSVPLEAGADYYVSKVDKPERLIGVIEDIRTRFNAGVAAPAPSVPPNP; encoded by the coding sequence ATGCGCTTTGTTGTAGCCGACAGGCAACCAAGCACCCGTTCGGCGCTTAAGCTTTTAGTCGAGCAGTATCCGGACATGGAATATGCCGGCGGCGCAGGGGACACTGAAAGCCTGGTGAAACTTGCCCGGTCGGTTAAACCGGACCTCACCCTGGTTGAATGGGAATTACTGGGTGTCTGGCCCAAGGGAACCCTGGCGGACCTCAAAAATTCCGTGGTCGTGGTTTTAAGTTGTTGCCTGGACCGCTCGGTGCCCCTTGAAGCCGGGGCTGATTACTATGTTTCCAAGGTCGACAAGCCTGAACGCCTCATCGGAGTTATCGAAGATATCCGAACACGTTTCAATGCCGGCGTCGCCGCCCCCGCCCCTTCCGTTCCTCCCAATCCCTGA
- a CDS encoding YkgJ family cysteine cluster protein — translation MAKVFENLGIADTDLSEARKIVTRHLNSDFGEKYERYIATVGAALLKVYPPARNFSPSELVDIVSITDIIGPESRAIMKRMKEACTGCGWCCSQTRRIVVDEADTIRISRKLKRKREDIFALDGKDWVIKQAHPCGWWNPKNGRCQIYGERPRTCRVWPLGINELNQQTVQAVAQCNYAVMVLANKVIWMLQSAEKAAGAQVQPG, via the coding sequence ATGGCTAAAGTATTTGAGAATCTTGGGATTGCGGACACCGATCTCTCGGAGGCGAGGAAAATTGTCACCAGGCACCTTAATTCCGACTTCGGTGAAAAATACGAACGGTATATCGCCACGGTTGGAGCCGCTCTCTTAAAAGTATATCCGCCGGCCAGGAATTTCTCACCCTCCGAACTTGTAGACATTGTTTCGATCACCGATATCATCGGTCCGGAGTCCAGGGCAATAATGAAACGCATGAAAGAGGCCTGTACCGGTTGCGGCTGGTGCTGCTCTCAAACCCGGCGCATCGTGGTTGACGAAGCGGATACAATCCGCATCAGCCGGAAACTGAAGCGCAAACGCGAAGATATTTTTGCCCTCGACGGCAAGGACTGGGTGATCAAACAAGCCCACCCGTGCGGCTGGTGGAACCCCAAAAACGGGCGCTGCCAGATCTACGGTGAACGTCCCAGGACCTGCCGGGTCTGGCCTCTGGGAATCAACGAACTGAACCAGCAGACGGTACAAGCCGTGGCTCAGTGTAATTACGCCGTCATGGTTCTCGCCAATAAGGTGATCTGGATGCTGCAAAGCGCCGAAAAAGCCGCCGGGGCTCAGGTCCAACCAGGTTAA
- a CDS encoding biotin--[acetyl-CoA-carboxylase] ligase translates to MADQQAGCYTSSMHSLDFRSVENALAGCRWGHTLFTYDSIGSTMDRARELAQKGAREGTLVIAAEQTEGRGRLNRAWISPAGSLYLSILLYPDAEKLPYLTVLAGLAVAEAIEEVTSIHTDLKWPNDVLIRGKKVAGILVESGVSKTRNYTVIGMGINVNIQTGSCLEIAGIATSLSDHIGRPVDPLALLRALIDRLEFLYSSFDQNAILKLWKSRLITLGRRVKATSGTSVFEGAAIDVNSDGALIIRRDDGTECAVVAGDVTLG, encoded by the coding sequence ATGGCGGATCAGCAGGCTGGATGTTATACTTCTTCGATGCATTCCCTTGATTTCCGGAGCGTAGAAAATGCCCTTGCGGGCTGCCGCTGGGGGCATACCCTTTTTACCTATGATTCCATCGGCTCGACGATGGACCGTGCCCGGGAATTAGCCCAAAAAGGCGCCCGCGAAGGCACGCTGGTGATCGCCGCGGAGCAAACCGAGGGGCGGGGACGCCTTAACCGTGCCTGGATATCCCCGGCGGGTTCGCTGTATCTTTCCATTCTGTTGTATCCCGACGCTGAAAAGCTGCCCTACTTGACCGTTCTGGCCGGGCTGGCGGTCGCCGAGGCGATAGAAGAAGTTACATCGATCCATACCGATCTCAAATGGCCGAACGACGTATTGATCCGCGGCAAGAAAGTCGCCGGCATCCTGGTTGAGAGCGGCGTTTCCAAGACAAGGAACTATACCGTAATTGGCATGGGCATAAACGTCAATATCCAGACCGGTTCATGTCTCGAGATCGCAGGAATCGCCACCAGTCTTTCAGATCACATCGGCAGGCCGGTGGATCCGTTGGCGTTATTACGCGCCCTGATCGACCGGCTGGAATTTCTCTATTCCTCTTTTGACCAGAACGCGATCTTGAAGCTTTGGAAAAGCCGGCTCATCACCCTGGGACGCCGGGTTAAAGCCACCAGCGGAACATCGGTTTTTGAAGGCGCGGCAATCGACGTTAATAGCGATGGCGCCCTCATAATCCGCCGGGACGACGGTACTGAATGCGCCGTGGTCGCCGGGGATGTCACCCTCGGCTGA
- a CDS encoding SufB/SufD family protein → MQKVETDLIERAKAAAAKKAAAGPDIDLEQFVVPKKGEKKYVEKLETIAEVDKSRMLESGVMLDDRTARSGTFVQMDNTPVHFGAAQDGIEVMSISEARKKYDWLKDYWWKAVQVDADKYTAHVELNDADGYFIRALPGVKTDYPVQACLYLQHDQAVQDVHNIIIAEEGSELHIITGCAVAHRQSMGLHVGVSEFYIKKGAKITFSMIHTWSPETEVRPRTGAIIEEDGLYLSNYVIMKPVHSIQASPIARCVGKNATVRFNTIMVATPGSHMDLGTRAFLDAPGARTEMIARAITAGGEIISRGYMEGNAVDIKGHLECRGLILKEQGSIHAIPELKATVPNVDLSHEAAVGKIAEDEVEYLMARGLTRDEATAAIIRGFLKVDIEGLPKMLNDELRKAVEASENEAL, encoded by the coding sequence ATGCAAAAGGTAGAAACCGACCTTATCGAACGCGCCAAAGCCGCTGCGGCTAAAAAAGCCGCCGCCGGGCCTGACATTGACCTGGAGCAATTCGTCGTCCCTAAAAAGGGCGAGAAGAAATATGTCGAAAAACTCGAGACCATTGCCGAGGTGGACAAGTCTCGGATGCTGGAGTCCGGCGTCATGCTGGATGACCGCACCGCCCGCTCCGGCACATTTGTCCAGATGGACAACACCCCCGTTCATTTCGGCGCCGCCCAGGACGGCATCGAGGTCATGAGCATATCGGAAGCCAGGAAGAAATATGACTGGCTCAAGGACTACTGGTGGAAAGCGGTCCAGGTCGATGCCGACAAATACACCGCCCACGTCGAACTCAACGACGCCGACGGCTATTTCATCCGCGCCCTCCCCGGCGTCAAGACGGACTATCCGGTGCAGGCCTGCCTGTACCTGCAGCACGACCAGGCCGTCCAGGACGTCCACAACATCATCATCGCCGAAGAAGGATCGGAACTTCACATCATCACCGGCTGCGCCGTCGCCCACCGCCAATCGATGGGACTGCACGTCGGTGTTTCGGAGTTCTATATCAAGAAAGGCGCCAAGATCACCTTCAGCATGATCCACACCTGGTCCCCGGAGACCGAAGTGCGGCCTCGTACGGGAGCGATTATCGAAGAAGACGGCCTGTACCTTTCCAATTACGTCATCATGAAGCCGGTACACTCAATCCAGGCTTCGCCCATCGCCCGCTGCGTCGGCAAGAACGCCACCGTAAGATTCAATACGATAATGGTCGCCACCCCCGGTTCTCACATGGACCTTGGCACCAGGGCGTTTCTGGACGCTCCCGGCGCCCGGACTGAAATGATAGCCCGGGCCATCACCGCCGGCGGCGAGATCATCTCCCGCGGCTACATGGAAGGCAACGCCGTCGATATCAAAGGCCATCTCGAATGCCGCGGCCTGATCCTCAAGGAGCAGGGCAGCATCCATGCCATTCCGGAACTTAAAGCAACCGTGCCCAACGTCGACCTGTCACATGAGGCGGCAGTGGGCAAGATCGCCGAGGATGAGGTCGAATACCTCATGGCCCGCGGGCTGACCCGTGATGAAGCCACGGCGGCGATCATCCGGGGTTTCTTGAAAGTGGATATCGAGGGACTGCCCAAGATGCTGAACGATGAACTTCGGAAGGCGGTTGAAGCTTCGGAAAACGAAGCCCTCTAA
- a CDS encoding uroporphyrinogen decarboxylase family protein, with product MTSKRERIQAALTGQTVDRVPVGFWRHWPGDDQNPDSLAAVTLAYQRKYDLDFIKLPVSSTYCVEDYGITHAYRGSIMGDREYLSRIIHCPDDWAAVGPLDIRRGTYGWHLDSLGKIVKEKDQDTPVIVTMFHPLAIAAYLAGDELFLAHLREYPEKVLPALHTLAETSARFASACIEAGADGIFLSTRFASHELLSRDEFDQFGRPTDLMVLEAASAGWFNVLHLHGQHPMFKETAAYPVQAVNWHDRTSGIDLQTAARLSPKAVMGGVEQMRLLQDGSPREVMDQAREAIQKMNSRRLILTTGCTYPLAVPEANLMAMRRAVENAIG from the coding sequence ATGACGAGCAAGCGGGAAAGAATTCAGGCGGCGCTTACCGGTCAGACCGTCGACCGGGTCCCCGTGGGATTCTGGCGGCACTGGCCCGGCGACGACCAAAATCCGGACTCGCTGGCCGCGGTGACTCTCGCGTATCAACGCAAATACGATCTCGACTTCATCAAGCTGCCGGTGTCCTCAACTTATTGCGTCGAGGATTACGGCATCACTCATGCCTACCGCGGCAGCATCATGGGAGACAGGGAATATTTATCCCGAATCATCCATTGTCCCGATGATTGGGCGGCTGTCGGTCCCCTCGACATCCGGCGCGGCACCTATGGCTGGCACCTGGATTCCCTGGGGAAGATCGTAAAAGAGAAGGACCAGGACACCCCGGTCATCGTAACGATGTTCCATCCCCTGGCCATAGCCGCGTACCTGGCGGGCGATGAACTTTTCCTGGCCCACCTCCGTGAATACCCGGAAAAAGTGCTGCCAGCCCTACACACCCTGGCGGAAACAAGCGCCAGATTTGCGTCCGCCTGTATCGAGGCGGGAGCCGACGGTATCTTCCTTTCCACCCGTTTTGCCAGCCACGAGCTGTTGAGCCGGGACGAGTTTGACCAGTTCGGCAGGCCAACTGATTTAATGGTTCTTGAAGCCGCCTCAGCCGGCTGGTTCAACGTGCTTCACCTCCACGGCCAGCACCCCATGTTCAAAGAAACCGCCGCATACCCGGTCCAGGCGGTAAATTGGCACGACCGGACCTCGGGGATAGATCTGCAGACAGCGGCCCGGCTTTCCCCCAAGGCGGTAATGGGCGGCGTGGAACAGATGCGCCTGCTTCAGGATGGATCGCCCCGGGAGGTCATGGATCAAGCCAGGGAGGCTATTCAGAAAATGAACTCCCGGCGGCTCATCCTGACGACCGGCTGCACCTACCCCCTCGCCGTCCCCGAGGCCAATTTGATGGCAATGCGCCGAGCGGTCGAGAATGCTATCGGCTAA
- a CDS encoding NfeD family protein has translation MNLVGILLVLLGIALFIAEFFTSGYALFGAAGLFALILGLILIFDFTVPVWVTVTLFVLMLVFAFTATVLVFRRVAEAQKQKVATGHEELIGKKATVRAQLNPSGTVFIDGEIWSAQVKEGRAEVGEEVVVTGIDGLNLYVAKIQEGA, from the coding sequence ATGAACTTGGTCGGCATTCTCCTCGTCCTTTTGGGCATCGCCCTTTTTATCGCCGAATTTTTTACTTCGGGGTACGCCCTTTTCGGGGCGGCAGGACTTTTCGCGCTGATTCTGGGCCTGATCCTGATTTTTGACTTTACGGTACCCGTTTGGGTGACCGTCACCCTGTTTGTTCTCATGCTGGTGTTTGCTTTCACCGCTACGGTACTCGTTTTTCGGCGCGTGGCCGAAGCTCAAAAGCAGAAAGTCGCCACCGGGCACGAGGAACTGATCGGCAAGAAAGCCACGGTACGCGCTCAATTGAATCCGTCGGGCACCGTCTTTATCGATGGGGAAATCTGGTCAGCGCAAGTAAAAGAGGGGAGAGCCGAGGTTGGGGAGGAAGTCGTCGTCACCGGCATCGACGGTCTGAACCTATATGTCGCCAAAATCCAGGAAGGAGCATAA
- a CDS encoding FmdB family zinc ribbon protein — protein MPIYEYNCKKCAKRFELLRRFSDTAEVTCPKCGSTEVERKISSFSCGSSGGGSYSGSGCGSGGGGRVSS, from the coding sequence ATGCCGATTTACGAGTACAACTGTAAGAAATGCGCCAAAAGATTCGAACTTCTGCGCCGATTTTCCGACACCGCCGAGGTAACCTGCCCCAAGTGCGGTTCGACCGAGGTCGAGAGGAAGATTTCGTCATTTAGCTGTGGCTCTTCAGGCGGCGGGTCGTACAGCGGATCCGGTTGCGGGTCCGGCGGAGGCGGCCGCGTTTCTTCCTGA
- a CDS encoding ABC transporter ATP-binding protein: MAAEKLLEIKDLKVEVEGKEILHGINLSINAGETHVIYGPNGSGKTTLLMTIMGFPRYKITGGKIIFEGKDVTRATLDERARIGIGLSFQRPPIVRGVKTRDMVTACFRGRESVDVIPGLAEKTNMVDFLDRDINYGFSGGETKRSELLQLLAQSPDLVLLDEPESGVDLENIALIGELINDLLKKSHPMRSRTRSGLIISHTGHILEYVNARTGYVMFEGRIICEGDPHEILETIKIKGYGECASCQICKR; this comes from the coding sequence ATGGCTGCCGAAAAACTGCTGGAAATTAAAGATCTAAAAGTTGAAGTGGAAGGCAAGGAGATACTCCACGGCATCAACCTTTCAATCAATGCCGGTGAAACGCACGTGATCTACGGCCCCAACGGCAGCGGCAAAACCACCCTGCTGATGACTATCATGGGCTTTCCCCGCTACAAGATCACCGGCGGCAAGATTATTTTCGAAGGCAAAGACGTCACCCGCGCCACTCTCGATGAACGGGCGCGCATCGGGATCGGCTTGTCTTTCCAGAGGCCGCCCATCGTCCGGGGCGTCAAGACCCGCGACATGGTAACGGCGTGCTTCCGGGGTCGGGAGAGCGTCGACGTCATACCCGGCCTGGCTGAAAAAACCAATATGGTAGATTTCCTGGACAGGGATATCAACTACGGTTTTTCAGGTGGCGAAACCAAAAGATCGGAACTTCTCCAGCTCCTGGCCCAGAGCCCGGACCTGGTATTGCTCGACGAACCGGAATCCGGCGTTGACCTGGAAAACATCGCCCTCATCGGCGAGCTCATCAATGACCTCCTGAAAAAATCTCACCCGATGCGTTCGCGGACGCGGAGCGGCCTCATCATCTCGCATACCGGACACATCCTTGAGTATGTCAACGCCCGTACCGGTTACGTCATGTTTGAAGGCAGGATAATCTGCGAGGGCGATCCCCATGAAATCCTTGAAACCATCAAAATTAAAGGCTATGGAGAGTGTGCCTCATGCCAGATATGCAAAAGGTAG
- a CDS encoding FmdB family zinc ribbon protein, with protein MNITVYHRSVRGSPNTSMEVSLPLYDYVCRSCKKKFEELRRFSDTGPVTCPKCGSTECEKKPATFITTDNLGLSKTPKGKSPWLYT; from the coding sequence ATGAACATCACCGTTTATCATCGAAGTGTCCGTGGTTCACCAAATACATCGATGGAGGTCAGCTTGCCGCTTTACGATTACGTATGCCGCTCCTGCAAGAAAAAATTCGAGGAATTACGCCGTTTTTCGGATACCGGTCCGGTGACTTGCCCAAAGTGCGGTTCCACCGAGTGTGAAAAGAAGCCCGCAACCTTTATCACCACCGATAATCTGGGGCTGTCCAAGACTCCCAAGGGCAAATCTCCCTGGCTTTATACCTGA
- a CDS encoding DNA polymerase ligase N-terminal domain-containing protein yields MAEEKLREYTEKRNFKKTAEPPPEVKLPSAKPMFVIQKHDASRLHYDLRLEVDGVLKSWAVPKGPSLDPQAKHLAVPTEDHPMAYGGFEGTIPQGEYGGGTVMVWDTGTYRNIKADKPEPETMAEAYDKGRIEVFLEGKKLRGLFALIRTAKGWLFFKMNDEFVKAGDILEESPDSALTGRTLSQIAAAEA; encoded by the coding sequence ATGGCTGAAGAAAAATTAAGAGAATACACCGAAAAGCGCAACTTTAAAAAGACCGCCGAACCTCCGCCTGAAGTAAAGCTGCCTTCAGCCAAGCCGATGTTCGTCATCCAAAAACACGATGCTTCCCGCCTTCACTATGACCTCAGGCTGGAAGTCGATGGGGTTTTGAAAAGCTGGGCGGTACCGAAAGGTCCCTCCCTTGATCCCCAAGCCAAGCACCTGGCGGTGCCGACCGAGGACCACCCCATGGCGTACGGCGGATTTGAAGGAACCATCCCCCAGGGGGAATACGGCGGCGGCACGGTGATGGTCTGGGACACGGGCACATACCGGAACATCAAAGCCGATAAACCGGAACCGGAAACGATGGCGGAGGCCTACGATAAGGGCAGGATCGAGGTATTTCTCGAAGGAAAAAAGTTGCGAGGCCTTTTTGCCCTGATCCGGACCGCCAAAGGTTGGCTCTTCTTCAAGATGAACGATGAATTCGTGAAAGCCGGGGATATCCTTGAAGAGTCCCCTGATTCCGCCCTTACGGGAAGGACTCTCTCCCAGATCGCGGCTGCGGAGGCTTAG
- a CDS encoding response regulator: protein MAETEPIRVMLVDDHGVVRSGLKAMLAAEDDLELAGEAADGSEAVRFVERFKPDVILMDLLMPVMDGVAATKAIHDRWPDIRIIVLTSFKEREQVDGALKAGAMSYLLKTVSASELVSAIRGAMAGQSKLSSEATQVLIQEMRSPAARDYDLTAREKEILKLMVDGLPNTEIADKLGVSPSTAKFHVSNVLSKLGVSSRTEAVSLALKQKLVK, encoded by the coding sequence ATGGCGGAAACTGAACCAATTCGGGTCATGCTGGTTGACGATCACGGCGTGGTGCGGTCGGGCCTTAAGGCGATGCTGGCCGCCGAGGATGACCTGGAACTGGCCGGGGAGGCCGCCGACGGCAGCGAGGCCGTCAGGTTCGTCGAGCGCTTCAAGCCCGACGTCATCCTGATGGACCTCTTGATGCCGGTGATGGACGGCGTGGCCGCCACCAAAGCCATCCATGACCGCTGGCCGGACATCCGGATCATCGTCCTAACCAGTTTCAAGGAGCGGGAGCAGGTGGACGGCGCCCTCAAGGCCGGGGCCATGAGCTACCTCCTGAAAACCGTCTCCGCCTCGGAACTGGTCTCAGCCATAAGGGGCGCCATGGCCGGGCAGTCCAAGCTGTCCTCCGAGGCTACCCAGGTGCTCATCCAGGAGATGAGGAGCCCCGCCGCCCGGGACTATGACCTGACCGCCCGTGAAAAGGAGATCTTAAAGCTCATGGTGGACGGCCTGCCCAACACCGAGATCGCCGACAAATTGGGGGTGAGCCCCTCCACCGCCAAGTTCCATGTCTCCAACGTCCTTTCCAAGCTGGGCGTATCAAGCCGCACCGAGGCCGTTTCCCTGGCCTTGAAACAGAAACTGGTCAAATGA
- a CDS encoding FmdB family zinc ribbon protein has product MPIYEYVCAGCRKKFELLRSMSDTSPAICPRCGSADTRRKMSTFTSTYKGKVETPPQWRQS; this is encoded by the coding sequence ATGCCAATTTATGAATATGTTTGCGCCGGATGCAGGAAAAAGTTCGAGCTTCTCCGGTCAATGTCGGACACATCGCCAGCCATTTGTCCCAGGTGCGGCTCAGCTGATACCCGGCGAAAGATGTCCACTTTTACCTCGACTTACAAGGGCAAGGTCGAAACGCCTCCCCAATGGCGCCAATCTTAG
- a CDS encoding slipin family protein, producing MPESTINALIPWLVVLFFLIVLLAMSVRVVAEYERGVIFRLGRLIGAKGPGIFLLIPFIDRMVKMDLRVVVMDVPSQEVITRDNVTVRVNAVIYFRVVDPQSAVVKVADHIRATSQIAQTTLRNVLGQSELDELLANREKLNDILQGIIDKQTDPWGIKVSTVEIKEVELPETMRRSMAAQAEAERERRAKIIHAEGEFQASTKLAQAADVIAKEPVTLQLRYLQTLTEIASEKNSTVIFPVPIDLISMFMKRFGSDGKEQK from the coding sequence ATGCCTGAATCAACCATCAACGCCCTGATCCCGTGGCTCGTCGTCCTGTTTTTCCTGATCGTTCTACTGGCCATGTCCGTCAGGGTGGTGGCCGAATACGAACGGGGCGTCATTTTCCGGTTGGGAAGGCTCATAGGCGCCAAGGGGCCAGGCATCTTCCTCCTCATTCCGTTCATCGATCGAATGGTCAAAATGGACCTGCGCGTGGTGGTCATGGACGTGCCGTCCCAGGAAGTTATTACCCGGGATAACGTGACCGTCCGGGTCAATGCCGTCATATATTTCCGTGTTGTCGATCCGCAGTCGGCGGTGGTCAAAGTCGCCGACCACATCCGGGCTACCAGCCAGATCGCCCAGACCACCCTCCGGAATGTGCTCGGCCAGTCCGAACTCGATGAACTCCTGGCTAACCGGGAAAAGTTGAATGATATTCTCCAGGGTATCATCGACAAGCAAACAGACCCGTGGGGCATCAAGGTCTCGACTGTCGAGATCAAAGAGGTGGAACTGCCGGAGACGATGCGCCGCTCGATGGCCGCTCAGGCTGAAGCTGAGCGCGAGCGCCGCGCCAAAATCATTCACGCTGAAGGCGAATTCCAGGCTTCTACCAAGCTGGCCCAGGCCGCGGACGTCATCGCCAAAGAGCCGGTCACCCTTCAATTGAGGTATCTGCAGACGTTAACCGAGATCGCCTCGGAGAAGAACTCGACGGTTATCTTCCCCGTGCCGATCGATCTGATAAGCATGTTCATGAAACGATTCGGCAGCGACGGCAAGGAGCAGAAATAG